The Sabethes cyaneus chromosome 3, idSabCyanKW18_F2, whole genome shotgun sequence DNA window ttaattagatttttaaaatctccgttaaatattgaatgttattattcatcaaccacgttgagtgaatgactgaaaattatttcattttgaaacaatttaaaattcaattcgaagaacttcgatctcgtttttctcaatatggtggaattgttacattggacgaaatcaaaagtgacgcgagaaatctttgcgtatgtgccatattttctgctatgtaacagtAAGCGGTAAGctaagtaaactagtaaaacactCAGATTCTTTAAACATACatgtgccagaaatgcagtttacattagtctttgatcttatgatctgatatagtcctatacgtcacccattcgtacaacccttagggctgtataccttgtagttttttatactCTCCCCTTCACAACTTGTCCGATTCTGTTTGGATATTATaaacacttttgtttcattacgCTCTTCTacggttataaaaaattaaatttatttcctGATTGTTTATTAAGTAAATAGAAGGATTTTATATGACAACATAAACAGATGCCAGTATTTTGAAATGTTTCATCGTAAGGCAATTCTTCTGGTGCTAATCACTACAGTTCCATTGGAATAACACCTGAATCATATTTAATGGTAATAAAACCATGGGTAAAACACTGTGAGATGATCTGATATTTCAAAACAATTGAAGCATGATCTGATATTCACATCAACTCATCGTGAAAGCCAcgtgaatttcaaatagaatgacatttcataaaagttaccctttgattaaacgtgtaaaaccaaaaaAGTTACACCTTAATTTCATGTGAACGGTATATGATCCAATGAAAAGGATGAAAAATCCCACAGATGACTCCAGCTTAGACATGTTCTGTCCAACATACTCGACGAACGTCTACTGTGAACGACTATCAAACAGCATTTCAACCTGATTACTCCACCCAAAAAGGCCGATTcagattaaccctctaacgggcaacaccgtaaaaacgatgcgatcaagctaatgactattttatcatgaaagtacacacaaaaaaaccttacgttctgattttcatgcaaaaataattatctggaggagcgccaggtaagaaaaagtccaatttctccttttcttttttcatgtctaacactcccagatattttttcaattcagatatattacaaaattaaaataatgcatgagatttcctcatagaaaaattgtttaggtcaatcattttattctagatgtccttttcgttcaaaagtaaaaaagggaatattcgcgcattaattattttcagaatttttcggaattttagtttttgaaaaatgataacttttgaatgcatggtcagaatgttatgatattagtatcaaactGTCCAGAAATCTGTTTTggacacattttgcatattgccaattaaaaacaaattttgtatgcggctctggagctccaaaagcgaaggccgtctctagacggtcttacccgttagagggttaatcgcCAACAACAACGGAATGGAAAGAAATTGtgacgtgtaatctgtatcagGCTTAAAGTTTACTCCAAATATGGCACGTGGCGCTTAGTGTCCATCTAAAATGATCCATTGCTGAGCAAATTTCCTATCTTCTACAATCCTACtaacttacttaatcagctccaggccgtggtttcctctgctgtacgaagaagtcgtctccattcctctcggtccatggccgcaattcgccagccacgtagtctgcgtagggtccgcaggtcgccttccacttgatcgatccatcttgctcgctgcgcgccccgtcgtctcgttccagtcggatcgttattgagaacttttttaaccgggcagtcgtccgacatcctcacgacatgcccagcccatcgcaggcgaccgatttttgcagtgtgagcgatgggtggttccctaagcagctgatgcaattcatggctcattcgcctcctccacgttccgtcttccatctgcactccgccgtagatggtgcgcaacaccttccgttcgaaaacactaagggcgcgttggtcctccacgagcatagtccatgtctcatggccgtaaaggactaccggtctaatcagcgtcttgtagattgttaactttgtgcggtggcgaattttgttcgatggcagcgtcctacggagtccaaagtaggcacgatttcctgccataatgcgtctttgcatttctctgctggtgtcgttgtctgcggtaaccagtgagccaagatacaggaactcttctaccacctcgatttcatcatcgtctaaatgaatccggtgagggaggtcagcattcacttctctagaacctcttcctttcatgtattttgttttcgatacattaatgacaagtccaatccgtttggcttcagccttcagtccgatgtacgtttccgccatcttctcaaaggtacgtgtaatgatgtcaacgtcgtcagcgaaaccaagaagctggacggacttcgtgaatatcgtgccactcgtgtctatccccgctcttcttatcacaccctccaaagcgacgttgaacagcaaacatgaaagattatcaccttgccgtaaccctcttcgagattcgaGATTcagtccactcctccggtagtagctcctcctcccaaatcttgacaatgacccagtatagcgctctagccagtgcgtcaccaccggaTTTccgcagctcgccgggtagctgatcagccccagccgttTTATAGTTCTTCAGCCGATCTTCTCTGCTACCTCCTGTTagtcgggggctggtattctgtcgccttctgcacgtgctccaagatctattgccatatcgccACCTTCacgttcagctacatcgctgttaaggtgctcgccaTAATCCTGCTTCCACCTCTCAATCACCTCAccttcgttcgtgagaagattaccgtctgagtcccgacacatatcggcctgcggcacaaagcctttgcgcgaacggtttaccTTCTCGtggaacttccgtttatcgttagcacggtacagttcttttatcgcctcgcgatctcgttcttcctgttggcgctttttcctccggaagactgagttttgcctgttccgtgcttgtttatatcgctcctAATTCGACCTagtcgtacggtgttgcagcattctcgcacgtgctgcattcttctcctgcactaattgctcgcattcgccgtcgaaccaatcgttttttcggttcggattcattgtacctagtgccgctagagcagtactaccgatggcggtcttaatgcctttccaaccatcttcaagaggtGCTAtaccaagttgctcttccgttggtagcgctgcttccagctgccgcgcgtattcctgggcaactccggtgtctcgtagctgctccAGCTgcatagaacgcctccttctcgtcatcgggtctcccttcgtgagggcagtgcacattgatgatactgtaattaaAGAAACgtcccttaatcctcaacttgcacatccttgcgttgatcggttgccaaccaatcacacgctggcgcatcatTTCGCGCGAGCGATAGTTGATGATGTGACCAGAATACTGATCTGTGCACTTTCCTAGCGGGACGTTAGTTCAGTCGATCGGATTGCTCTACCAGCACTCGGTGTGATACGATTTGCAAGTGAAATGAAGGCGCTTTACGTATTTTATTATTCATTAAGACTTCATTATTACTATCCgtcaattcagtttcagttccatATCCATGGGTGAGTATGAAAAGCATACATTTCTGCAAAGGAAGAAACTTTTTGGCTTCAATTTTAAGCCGTACTATCGCAtagtaaatttcaaatttcggatCAAAAATTAAATCAACTTGTTAAAGCGAATAGTTATTGTTTAAtaacaacaaattaaaattgttTTACACTGCGTGTTTGGTTTGACTATCGCATTATCTTACACAGATAGACATCACTCGACAAGGTCTTATGATAGAACGTggcaaattaaaataaaaaaaaacaatactaAACGAAAAATACTCCTGTCGTGTCGTTAACATTACCCTATTCGGATTCTGCTTCCAAGCCTGTGGTCGCTTCAGTTCTAATCTAACTTACTACATCGATTATAATAATTTGCATTGATACTTGACTATTGTAGGTATTACtgatatttcagttttttttctcttaatATTATtggtttatgcttgccttgccTTGAAAGGCGTAACGCAAAATACATTAACATAAGGTAAATATCACTTTTAGCACTTTTAgctgtttgtattttttttttgactgtAACTAACAATGAAAAACATTGGATTCATTACAGTGCAACAACACCTGCAGTTGCACCTTGGACATTCAACTTGCAGTAACAGTGTTCGTCTCCGATTATTCAATTTTCAGTGGTACAGCAAATGATACTAAGCAAAAATAATCTGCTTATTAAGAAGTTGCTTCTGTCTCTCGCCATGATCTGGTGTCTATAGAGAGACCTAGAAAGTTCAGATACGTAAATGGGCCTTAAAAGCTACTGGTAATGTGATTTTATCGTGGGACCGCCACTTGCTTTTACGGTGCTGGAACGGTTTGACGTTTGGTTCGGAGCACCGGCGGAAGAAATGCTTTGTTGACACTCTCGATGTCCGCTCGGCACAAAGGACAGCGGTCGCACCtgtgaacaaaaaataatagaaaaaccgTTTATATTTTAATCTTTTGCGTATAAAAACGGATAAAACTTACTGTTCGGCACACTGTCGACATGCGGTGATGTGTCCACAGGGTAAAAACATGGTGTCCATGACGTTATCGGCACAGATAACACAGGTCACTGCCTCGACGATTCGTTCCTCGACCAGCCGGTCTAGCTTCGAGTTCTCTTCGGCTTCCGCGGCAAGCCTCTGTTCGAGCTGTTCCGCCTGCACCTGGGGACTATGCTTCTGGACGTTATTGATTTCGATACCACGGGCGTGCAGAATGCGTCTCGAGTTGTCGTACACCTCGCGGCACGTTCGTCGGATATCGAACACGTACCGTTTGCCGAGCTCGGTGTCCTCGTTGAACATCGACGCAATGGTTCCCTTGAGATCACGAATAAACTGAGTGGTAACGACCGGTCGAACCGTTTCGCACGAGTAGAATTCGTGCTTCTCTATGATGGACCGGTACAGCGAGGCTGCCGTCCATTTGTTTGGCAGCTTCAGCTCGACGCTTATTTCCTCGTGCTCCTCGTTTACGTAGGTGAGCCGAAGCGATTTCCGGACCGATTTGGCGGCTTTTATTGCCGTGAATGGAACATTGCTAtggagaagaaagaaaaaaagtggATTTAGTATTTCGATATCGTTAACTTTACAGACAGAACTTACCTATAGGTTTGTTCCTTTTTTGAGATTGATAAACCGTGTGGACTGACACCGATCTTGCACCGGACGGGCGGCTCACTGATGGTAATCCCTTCGAACACTTCCTCGCCGTATCCGTTGAGCGAGGATATTTCCTCCAGTAGCCAGTACTGTGCCGAACTGGGGGTCATCTTAATTTTGGTTAGAGTTTCGTGCTCCTTAGCGATCGTTTCGATGAAGTTTTCCGGCATCGGTTCCGGTGCAGTATCCGCAAACGTTGGCATTACAATATAGCTCTGGTAAAGGTTCTTTGGTTTCGTTTCCTCGGTTCGCTCCTCTTCGGATGTTGTTCCCACTGGAGAAATGCTTCCTCGTTTCACGTCCGCTTCCGAACACTTTCGCTTGGAGGGACGCCGTGACTGACGGCGTTCGATTGCACCCACGGATAGATTCACGACCACTTTGGCCGGATCATACTTGTATCCGTCGGCTTGCAGCAGCAGTGCGGAAATATACGCTGCATTCGACCAGCTGGACGGGCTGATGTGCTGGTCGAGCAGCTCCTGCCGTGCCTGCATGTAAAACAACAACCGAACGCTGTCCTGCAGGATCAGATGGGCAGGTACCCAAAACTTGACCCGCAACGAAAGCTGAATCGGATGGTTCCGATCGTTCGCATGTATACTGAGCGGATTGCGCAGATTGACCCACTGCCGCGCACTGCATTCGTCCACATCGACGCTGTCCCCATCACGAACCGGGATCAGTCCGAAATAATCCGTTTCGCACACGATACCAAGGTCGCTGCAAACCTGTAAGAGAACAAGAGACACAGAGAAAAATAGGGTATCAGTGACCTATACTGCTGTTGCCGGGTTAAGACTCGTCTAATGCTAGTGTATGTACGGTACGAGAGATAAGCTAGCACAGTTAATCCGGCCGTATACGGGCCGGGCTATCTTAAGCCCATGCTATGCTTCAtccaaacaaaaatgttttgggTATTTCTGTCGTGGACGGAATTTCCCATCCTAGAGTAGTACCACAGCAGCGGTCTAAGTCATGGTCAGCCagctagccagccagccagctagcaTTACTTAATCGCTCTAAATAGGCACAAATGCTCGGGGATGTTTTTCGGCTTCTGGTGGCTTTGACCCCCAGATGATGAGATAATATGAGGCTCGACTGGAAAAGGGGTTTGTTTGAATCGTTTGAATTTGAGTCTTCATTTCACATAGATTTTGCTCGCTGGTGTCATTTTTCTGATGTAAATCAAACATGTAAATTTATTGCTCAGATTAGAAGCTGCTCGATCGGGTTGTTTATAGCTCGGGGACGCGTAACAGCGCTTTCGCACCTGCGCTGCGAGTCTTCGCTAATTTTATCGCAGGTTTCTTTGTTAGCCGTATCAATTCAAGTAGGCGAGTTAATAGTTTTGAcgtaaatgtttgtttattgtatcggtttgttttttattttatctaaaCAATTGTGAAAATGGGGAAAGTAGTATACGCAGCGATGACTATGGTTTTAgtcaaaaacagtttttataaATCAGTTATtcggttgattttttttattattataggcaactagctgacccgacaaacttcgtattgccacaaactaacctgcgttgtacataaatcatgaatctcggatgatctttgccacaatctcgagttttgcaagtttctgaggagttcaaccttagatgattcattttggcagttacgtaactatgaaagcatcccaggtaaccaataagcattaagcggaatgtatcatttcacggaaattttttttgtggaaagtaccatttcgctatcctctccttactcgctgtcgctcgttccaggaaacccaggtggacctaggaaaacaaataaacgtagacagtagtgatttcttcgacggcgggtcgccggcaacactcgcggccgtctcgtcctgaatgatctagtgttactatagacagtttttgtggtcttgttaatgcctaatgttttatggaagattctcgaatttctcgagttcgattagcttttgagtttcgcaatttctgttttatttgtttgagagttcatatccccctaccacaggggtgagaggtctctaactaccataaaataaattcaagactccaaaatctcccacatgtcaaatttggttccatttgattgattaattctcgagttataaggaaatttgtatttcatttctataggagcccccctcctaaagtggggaggagtcccaattcgtcatagaaaaaaattttgtctccaaaaacacccacatgacaaatttggatctatttgcttgattagttctcgagttatgaggaaatttgtttttcatttgtacaggagccccccctcttaaagtggggaggggtcctaactcaccatagaaaatattcttgcctccgaaaacctccacatgccaaatttggttctatttgcttgattagctctcgagttaagaggaaatttgtacttcatttgtataggaacccctcctcctaaagtggggataggtaataattcatcatagaaaatattcttgcctccaaaaacacctatatgccagatttggttccatttgcttgattagttctcgagttatgaggaaatttggatttcgtttgtacaggagtcccccctcttaaagtggggaggggtcccaattcaccatagaaaatattcttggcctcgaaaaccttcacatgccaaatttggttccatttgattgattgaattctcgagttatgaggaaatttgtatttcatttctataggagcccccctcctaaagtggggaggggtccctattcgtcatagaaaaaaattttgtctccaaaaacacccacatgacaaatttggatctatttgcttgattagttctcgagttatgaggaaatttgtttttcatttgtacaggaccccccctcttaaagtggggaggggtcctaattcaccatagaaaatattcttgcctccgaaaacctccacatgccaaatttggttctatttgcttgattagctctcgagttaagaggaaatttggacttcatttgtataggaacccctcctcctaaagtggggataggtaataattcatcatagaaaatattcttgcctccaaaaacacctatatgccagatttggttccatttgcttgattagttctcgagttatgaggaaatttggatttcgTTTGTAcagaagtcccccctcttaaagtgagaaggggtcctaattcaccatagaaaatattcttgccctcgaaaacttttacatgccaaatttggttccatttgcttgattaattctcgagttatgaggaaatttgtattttatttgtataggagccccccctcctaaagtggggaggggtcccaattcatcatagaaaaaatttttgtctccaaaaacacccacatgccaaatttggttccattagcttggttagttctcgagttatgaggaaatttgtttttcatctgtgcaagagcccccccctcttaaagtggggaggggtcctaattcaccatagaaaatatttttgtctccaaaaacctccacatgccaaatttggttccatttgcttgattagttctcgagttattaggaaatttgtatttcgtttgtattggagccccccctcttaaagtggggatgggtcctaattcaccatagaaaatatttttgcctccaaaaacctccacatgccaaatttggttctatttgcttaattagttctcgagttatgaggaaatttgtatttcatttgtataggagcccccctcttaaagtggggaggggtcctaattcgtcatagaaaaaattcttgcctccaaaaacacctacatgccaaatttggttccatttgtttgattagttctcgagtcatgcggaaatttgtatttcgtttgtataggagcccccctcttaaagttacatgccaaattttgttccatttgcttgattagttctcgagttatgaggaaatttgtatttcatttgtataggagcccccctcctaaagtgaggaggggtcccaattcatcatagaaaataattttttctccaaaaacacccacatgcccaatttggttccatttgctcgattagttctcgagttatgaggaaatttgtttttcatttgtacaggagcccccccttttaaagtggggaggggtcctaattcaccataaaaaatattcttgccctcgaaaactttcacatgccaaatttggttccatttgcttgatttgttctcgacttatgaggaaatttgtatttcatttgtatggagtcccccctcttaaagtggagaggagtcataaatccccttttaaagaggggaggggtcccaatttaccatagaataaattcttgtcaccattgttgtctttttctctatttgcttgattagttctcgagttatgcagaaatatgtgtGTCATTtggatgggagccccccctcttagttgggggaggggtctctaaccatcactaaaacctttcctggccccaaaaatttctacttgcaaattttcacggcgatcggttcagtagttttcgattctataaggaacatacggacagacagacagacagaccgacagacagaaattattttttataggtatagattttcgcaaaccataattttatgaaattttgaacTCGGTAAATAAGCCCGGTTTGTGAATGAAAACCATGTTTGAACCATTGGAACTGGAAGTCATCTAtttttccggaaaattttaaGAGAACAACTCGTTTAAAAGAAGTTGATGGAAATTGAGATCCGTCTGAATACAGAATAAGGCTGTGAAACCATGATGTAAGTAATGGAATATAAAGCTACTTCAAGTCCATAACTGACATCCATTTTCGAGAGGAAATTGGTCCTTCTTCTGCGTTTTGTTGCAGTGAAATACTGACACTGACAACTAAGGATGCCCGACGACTGTGCAGTTAAATGCGTCCTTTTATAGTACCCCgcccaccggcatcaggaatagaggggcccaacgtactAGCTGaatcgaccaggttgaagccgacttgcgtgtattGAGAccctcaacgaattggcgacgtgtAGACCAGGAGCGAGTACAGAGGAAgaggagagaaattcttgatacggcaagagccattcCGGCTTTCggctggtagaagtaagaagtacTTTCCAATAGACATTTGCTCCAAAGAAAGTAAAGAAATAAAACTGTTTTGTAGTATCTCTAGGATGGAAGAAGACGTGAAGACAAACGAATCTTATAATGTCGTGTCCGGTAAACTATAGTTTGACATTATCGATCATACATTTCAGCGCTAGAAAGTCACATATTTGTACCGGTTGTGGTACAATTCCAGAGCCCCGGCGCGGAAATCCAGCAGGTCACGGTATCACAATGCATACAATTTGTTTACGCTGATGGATATAATCAGCGTAGAATTTATTTTCCTCACTACCGACGGCTTATCTGTCACTGCCTTTGCCATTGTCATGCTGCAGCAGGCAGGGCCAGTTATCTTGTGGTCCAATAAAAGTGTTTACATGCTAATAAAGGAAAGCTGCCATAAAATCGGTTAACGTCAATCATTGCTTGCGTGGGCAGACATATTTCTGTACCGTGTGATTGTAGTAGGTactaaatttcatttcttttaaGCTCTGAACCCCTTCGGGGTTCAGGTTCGTCCAAACCCGTGGGGTATTCTTAGATAACATGCAACCAACGATTGCTGGTAACAATGCAATGGAAAATGTTGGTTAAGCCAGTTAATACCCGTTGCTACGTTGATTACATTCGAAATTGTTTGAGTCAGTAGCGAATCGTCCAGCGAAATTATCCTATATGCCGAAATgtagcacaatgccgaatgcagagtATAATTTGAGTGGCTTCTACTATGCTAAGTTGTACTGAGCAAGAACTAAACACTCATTgccaaaaaaatcaaatgttaccaaatcaaatcaaatgttcaGAAGACCTAAAAAACATTTGTCTGAGTATTTTCGCCGAACAAAAATGAGCTAGTGCTCATGGTTACCTCATGGCAACAAAATAATCGCAGTTCAAACTCCATCTACTGATAGTAAACCTCAATAATAATTTACCTGAGTCAGAACGAGGAACTTCAATTGTCAACATGCAGTAAACAGCTCTTTTTTTAGATTGCCCTTCGATAACCATCCAATCAACAACCTTATCACAACCGATAAGGACAACCGAAAACGTAAACAATCGGTTGTAGACGGTTGAACCTTCTACCAGAACGACACAAAGCTCTGAACCGAATCTAGGTACATATAGGTAAGAAGCAAGGCTGAACGTCACTCTAGCATTGAATGAGATTGAGAGGTGAGTGCTGATGAGCAGCAGCTGTTCCGCCGCAGACTTCACGGTCtatgttgttttttttcgaaaaacaagCATAAAATTACCATAACCACACAAACAAGGGGGGTTGACGGTTTTCGAAAAGATGCGTGGTCCAGCACGACTAATATTGATGCTTGACCCGAACAAGGGGCGGAAGATTACATCTCGGACCTGTCGGTTGATGCTCCTACCAGTCAAACAGTAATCGATAACAGGCCGGCTGCTACTCGCTTGTAGACAGAGGCTTGAACGCCACATTCATTGGCGTTCCGTTTCAAGGTTTGGCACAATTTTCCCAACTGTGTTTGCGGACGAGATGATAAATTGAAACCTGTTTTAAGGTTTTATTTTCCTGCAATTcagtagagaggaaaaaaaaatcGCTGACCGTCTTTCGgccaataaaattaaaatacaaagCACACATACACATGTTGTTGAACGCCCAAGGAACCGGCTTTGGCTTGCTTGGATGATGATGGATGGATCAGTTTACAGCTCGATGTTTATTTgtctgtttgtttatttgtttgtatcGCTTTCCCACTCGCCATCAACTTTGTCTGTCGGACTGTTGGAGTGAGACCTGAACTGAGACGCATGCATATATGCGTGGTAGTATCACCGCCGGATACGTATAAGGTATTTTATTTGCACGGCAAAAGCTAGGGTGGTTGATAACagatttcatttttttgccaACAAACCAGCTTCCTGTCTAGagaaaaaagttgcagaaatgAAATGTTCGCTTTCAGGATATCAGAAGATTCTTCTAACGGGatactagcagtcattaacttttcatcgtagagcccaatttcggaagcagtttttgggacCAAAAGCGTGGTTCTGCTTGTAGAaatcccaacaaacaccgaagctgaattaaaatgctactgatttggtcacagctgatttaactgtgaatacaggtggtagacgctgaataaatttaagcaaagggctcagtattctataagtgattaagcagccaacgaacaagctgtaaatcagctgcttcacataatagtgtcacaagcagattaagcgcatcttcaacctctccgcAACCCGTCAATACTCTCAATacttgtgctatactagctgaatagaCGATTTTTCAACTTGATAAACAAacctcccaagaaacatttatgcgctgattaaatattttagcagtcattattattcagccatagctgaatatgcatcgaataaaatttatgtaaacaattctacaatacttattcagccgaaattggagaacttatataACCTATTTTGTTTGAGACAGAAagaacacttgttaagcaattatatcgccctttatataagctctgtgcgccttgtttccagcttggcgcaaattggttatttaaaaacgcgcaaaatcctctattaagctccattgcagtttcgaaagcagctataagtaagcccgaagcttgataaagtcACCAAATTTACATGCTTAAGAGCTGGAAAAAGGTTTTTAtatttaaaactaaaccatagttcagccaaaggtagaataaattcagctataaaagcgtttgatcagcctgaaattgttacttgggtagctgctttcaaagctgcaatggagcttaatagaggcttttgcgtatttttaaataaccaatttgcgcaatgctgtcaattgtatttttagaacgagaaatagtttcgcaatgctttttcagtcgcttaatcaacgtctcatcaacctttatgcagccaaaaaataatctatttcgcctatgacatgcaggcttcatcagtgtctgttttcgaaaaatcttgtacactggatcgcctta harbors:
- the LOC128741853 gene encoding E3 ubiquitin-protein ligase MYLIP-A — its product is MWCLINLPNGTTSAVQCDPKRNSQDCLEKVCSDLGIVCETDYFGLIPVRDGDSVDVDECSARQWVNLRNPLSIHANDRNHPIQLSLRVKFWVPAHLILQDSVRLLFYMQARQELLDQHISPSSWSNAAYISALLLQADGYKYDPAKVVVNLSVGAIERRQSRRPSKRKCSEADVKRGSISPVGTTSEEERTEETKPKNLYQSYIVMPTFADTAPEPMPENFIETIAKEHETLTKIKMTPSSAQYWLLEEISSLNGYGEEVFEGITISEPPVRCKIGVSPHGLSISKKEQTYSNVPFTAIKAAKSVRKSLRLTYVNEEHEEISVELKLPNKWTAASLYRSIIEKHEFYSCETVRPVVTTQFIRDLKGTIASMFNEDTELGKRYVFDIRRTCREVYDNSRRILHARGIEINNVQKHSPQVQAEQLEQRLAAEAEENSKLDRLVEERIVEAVTCVICADNVMDTMFLPCGHITACRQCAEQCDRCPLCRADIESVNKAFLPPVLRTKRQTVPAP